One Poecilia reticulata strain Guanapo linkage group LG4, Guppy_female_1.0+MT, whole genome shotgun sequence genomic window carries:
- the LOC108166235 gene encoding uncharacterized protein LOC108166235 isoform X2 gives METWLKSAIVALLTVAGATLVIPREYNIYLNTRENKEIVPLGSSLILHCCVAIEKPERCRVTYYFEGFNQTDKKEICCNTTDPTKCNSTRDGCQSTCTLFNISERDYGFYSCKVTVEIPVLSEVSSKRTEVRLTSQKEENENENLWMWIIVGASSFVLVVIALLVICVVRKRGCSRSIEQEPVYVNTRLGNPSPRLMPADNPKSASSSQDLRTPISDRRYEGRNQRYKH, from the exons ATGGAGACGTGGCTCAAAAGCGCAATTGTTGCGTTGCTAACTG TGGCAGGAGCAACCCTGGTGATCCCAAGAGAGTACAATATATATCTGAatacaagagaaaacaaagaaattgtgCCTTTGGGTTCATCTCTGATTTTGCACTGCTGTGTAGCAATAGAAAAGCCAGAAAGGTGTCGGGTCACGTATTATTTCGAAGGATTTAACCAAACTGACAAGAAAGAAATTTGTTGTAACACCACAGATCCAACAAAGTGCAACTCCACCAGAGATGGATGCCAAAGTACATGCACGTTATTTAATATTAGTGAAAGAGACTACGGATTTTACTCTTGCAAAGTCACAGTAGAGATTCCTGTACTAAGTGAAGTTTCCAGCAAAAGGACAGAAGTAAGAT TGACCAgccaaaaagaggaaaatgagaaTGAGAACTTGTGGATGTGGATCATCGTGGGGGCGTCATCTTTCGTCCTTGTCGTGATCGCCCTGCTGGTCATCTGTGTTGTGCGGAAACGGGGATGCAGCAGAAGCATAG AGCAGGAACCCGTCTATGTAAACACCCGCCTGGGCAACCCGTCACCCCGGCTGATGCCTGCGGACAACCCGAAGTCAGCTTCCTCCTCTCAGGACTTGCGGACGCCGATCTCTGACCGGAGGTACGAGGGCAGAAACCAGAGATACAAACACTGA
- the LOC108166235 gene encoding uncharacterized protein LOC108166235 isoform X1 — protein METWLKSAIVALLTVAGATLVIPREYNIYLNTRENKEIVPLGSSLILHCCVAIEKPERCRVTYYFEGFNQTDKKEICCNTTDPTKCNSTRDGCQSTCTLFNISERDYGFYSCKVTVEIPVLSEVSSKRTEVRLENFMEKTTVQSQTTKSQVTSQKEENENENLWMWIIVGASSFVLVVIALLVICVVRKRGCSRSIEQEPVYVNTRLGNPSPRLMPADNPKSASSSQDLRTPISDRRYEGRNQRYKH, from the exons ATGGAGACGTGGCTCAAAAGCGCAATTGTTGCGTTGCTAACTG TGGCAGGAGCAACCCTGGTGATCCCAAGAGAGTACAATATATATCTGAatacaagagaaaacaaagaaattgtgCCTTTGGGTTCATCTCTGATTTTGCACTGCTGTGTAGCAATAGAAAAGCCAGAAAGGTGTCGGGTCACGTATTATTTCGAAGGATTTAACCAAACTGACAAGAAAGAAATTTGTTGTAACACCACAGATCCAACAAAGTGCAACTCCACCAGAGATGGATGCCAAAGTACATGCACGTTATTTAATATTAGTGAAAGAGACTACGGATTTTACTCTTGCAAAGTCACAGTAGAGATTCCTGTACTAAGTGAAGTTTCCAGCAAAAGGACAGAAGTAAGAT TGGAGAACTTTATGGAAAAAACAACGGTTCAGTCACAAACGACGAAAAGCcaag TGACCAgccaaaaagaggaaaatgagaaTGAGAACTTGTGGATGTGGATCATCGTGGGGGCGTCATCTTTCGTCCTTGTCGTGATCGCCCTGCTGGTCATCTGTGTTGTGCGGAAACGGGGATGCAGCAGAAGCATAG AGCAGGAACCCGTCTATGTAAACACCCGCCTGGGCAACCCGTCACCCCGGCTGATGCCTGCGGACAACCCGAAGTCAGCTTCCTCCTCTCAGGACTTGCGGACGCCGATCTCTGACCGGAGGTACGAGGGCAGAAACCAGAGATACAAACACTGA